ACTGGTGGAGACCAAGAGCTTCAACGACCCGGGGGGCACTGTTATCTCAGTGCGGCTGAGGCCTCGCAAAAGGACCAAAGATGACAGTGTGGAAGAGGAGGTGTACACCGGTTTGTCTCATCAGTCTTCAAACACACGTCACAAGCCATGTCACTCACAACTTGTCCATGCTATCTTAAACAAAAtcgaaaacaaaaaatatatatattagaaacACTAGCATGAGGGTTGGGTGTTACAATTTAAGGTAATTAACTCTTGGTCTTTGGAAGAATTTGCTCCAGAAAAACAGCATCTACGGACCTAGCCTTGTGAGACCATCCAGATAGATATCAACGTCTTGAGTATCGCAATTATCTGAAGTGAGAACCGATTATTAACATGCAAGATCAGGATGGTTTCATGAGGATCTCCTTAGGAGCAAACGTTTAAGTGTTCTCAAGCGTAGGGTCCGTTCTAAACGGGACAACGGGAAGGAGAAGCAACCAGCCGTGCACGTCACAGGTTCTGGGATTGAATCCGGGCAGGGGTCTGTCCTTCTGCTGTTTGCTACATATCGTCTTCTGTTTCTCCCCCAGCCTTCACACTGCGTAAGGAGAACCTGGAGACTCTGGAGGCCATCAGCTACATGGCGGCCACGCTGGGCGCCGTGGCCTCGGACTTCAGCTACGCTGGCATCAAGGACAAGCGGGCTGTCACCTACCAGGCCATGGTGGTGAAGAACGTGCCCGTCAGAAGGTAGGCCTACGTCCTGCGGTGAGCTTGGGGTTGATGCTGCTACTACTGGGTCCTTCTGGGTGATCACCCGTCATCTGGTTTGATGCACATTGACGGGAAGATGGAAAGATATGTGCACTCGCGTGGTACTTCATTATTAATTGTTATTGAGGCTTTGGGTAAGAGGCAATTCAATTGGCGCCCACTCGCTCGCTCAGTTAGTCAGTCACATacatatagatagatggatagataccAGTAAatagacagatggatagataccagttgatagatagatagatagatagatagatagatagatagatagctatAACTATAACTAAGATATAAAGGCCTATAAAGACAAATCCAGGAAGCTGAGCAAAGCAGACAATAAGCCCtccaacattttttttcttatatCAATGAAGATACCTTATTTTATGAGGTTTGAGCAAATTGATAAGAGATAAATTGAAAATAACAACTAAAGATCAAACATCTGTTATTGAAGGCTAAAGCTAAAGCTTGAGTTCTGAGTGCCTTTTGGTCCTCCCGTCTTGCCGCCAGGCTGACCGAGAAGGCGGCGGAGCTGGAGCGGCGAGGGCTCCGCGTGACCCAGGTGCGGCCCGCCTCCGCGCCCCTCCACCTGGGGCGGCTGGCGGGAAACCACTTCGACCTGGTAGTCCGCCACCTGAGGCTGCACGCCGACGGCGACCGGCGGGGGGGCGGTCAGAGGGGCGTGGCCGACGCGGTGGAGCGGGCTGTGGAGAACATCAAGGTGAGGGTCACGACCCTTCAGGAACCCACGCGACGGAGTTTGGATTCTGGGTTGTTGGTTTGTTTGCCATCCAAACATTTGGGAAGGGCAGTCAAGTAggtagggtgtttgactcccagcagaAAAGGTTCGTGGTTTCGATCCCCCATGTCCGCCTCTCATAAGCATCTGATCGATTTTACGGACGTGCACACGTAGTGCACGTCCGCAAGTGTCTAGGCTACGTCTTCTTGTTGAATGGACTTTTATTAGAACAGTTTCGCTCATCGTGCTGAACTacatcggggatcgaaccaaatACCTTTTGCCTCGGAGTCCAACAACCAATCCAAACTATGGTAAAtattaaatggactgcatttatacagcgcttttcttaccagtggccactcaatgTGCTTTACATTCATGGCCACATAATCACACATTCATAATTACATTCactcaccgacggcggtgtcaaccatgcaaggaaacaaccagcttgtcgggagcagttagggtaaggtgccttgctcagggacatctcGACATtcctaggaggagccgggaatcgaactagcaaccttatgGTTTCCTGTCAACCTGCTCTATCTAGCTTGTTTGCTTGTGTCCCTGCAGGCCAGCGGGTTCGTCAACTACTACGGACCGCAGAGGTTCGGCATCAGCCAGAGCGTTCAGTCCGACCGCGTGGGACTGGCTCTACTGAAGGAGGACATGGTAAATATGACAGAGGATCTCTTTTGTCTTGGGCCTCGGTAGACGTAGCCGTCTCACCGCGATCAGCCTTAAACCACCAGACATTACGAAATGTAGTTCTGCATCTTTGGTTTATAAATACGCTGAATAGCGAAAATCATGTTTAAACTTGTATAAAATGCAGTTTCAGTTTCATTCTCAAGGTACGTTTTACGAGTTGATCAGCACAAGTGAAACTTTTTCCAATTATTGTTATAACCTAACAGGTAAAAAACGTCTCACAAACGTTGCTGTATAATAAGGGTTTTGAAGCAGATTGGTTCGATCGATCGAACATGAACATACAGGTCTTAAATCACAACCGTGATTTGATGTCCTTCAGGTGGGAGCCGTTCGCCTGTTCTTCACTCCGGAAAACGGAGACGAGCCCCACAACCAGGCCAAGAGACACTTCATCCAGACCGGTACGGACTGGTAGACTCATGTTTACTGTACCTAGACTGTACCTGAATGTGCCGGTCCTGTTTACAAAACAAATTGTACAATTATGGCCGACGTCACGTGAGAAACGGGGGAAGCTCTCTTCTGAGCCGATGAGAGAGGATGAGGGTTattggtttctctctctctctctgtatctgcctGCTTTGTTGttgccttatctctctctctctctctctctctctctctctctctctctctctctctctctctctcctcatccctcctctctttTCTGCCCTCATCTCATTCCCCccttctgtctatctgtctctctcgctctctctctctctctgtgtctttgtctctccctcacccgcttctctctcctcatcccccaTTTCTCActcccttatctctctctctctttgtctctctctctgtgtctctctccctcatctctctctctctgtgtctctctcccccatctctctctgtgtctctctctccctctcccctccacccagagaACGCCAAGGAGTCCCTGGTTCTGATGCCCGCCTCCAAGGCCCGGGAGAGGCTGATGCTTAGGGCCCTGCACCGGTACGGCCCCGGGGCCGACGGCTGCACCCGGGCCTGGCTCAGCCTGCCCCACGGCATGAGGGTCTTCTACCCCCATGCCTACTGCAGCAGGTGAGGGAGAAGACCGCCTCCCGCAAAACTCCCACTTAAGTCTATCACatcttagggctgggcgatcaATCGAATTTCGATCTCGATCACTTTATTTTaacttttttatgttttatagaaagccCAGAACAGCTGgctacatatctgtacattatttcaGATTTGAACtttttgtgtaatttttttAAGTTCTCAGTTGCAATGTGTTTTTGGGGAGGGACATGCTGcctaaatacatcatgttttcaaactcaaaaataatcgtttgaataatcgtgatttcaatattgaccaaaataatcgtgattatgatttttttccataatcgagcagccctattTTACCAACAGTTGTGAGTGTGgtaagccattacaagccgttagatcagtctaccagcctacccagtggactgaagcaaacgttgctcatctatccagcacagatctaggtggacacgcccactagtgatgtaaAAAaacgcagattttcaaaacggcttgtaactgcTAATCAGTCAaagctggtggtataatatgtcccctttaagataacacaaactgtggtttatTCATCCCATTCAGGGAATTTCGGGATACATTGTAATTTGTTTCATTGGacactattttatttatttcaggtttAACCGATCAATTCTATTGATTAATGTGAGGGATTATTGCATTCTTTGACACAAATAGATTACTGTCTTTGGCGTTGTCCAATGTCCAATAACACTTCgctgctgccctctagtggagaTTAGAATACATTTGGTTTACCCAAATTGTCTGTAACCTAAAACTCGTTAGCCTGTTGTGTTGTAAGGTGCTTGTTGACATTTACTGCATTCAAAATGATAGTAAAACTAAACGTATATCTGAGTTGTTGGTACTTCATTCAGTTGATCCTGACGTTGATGATGTGCGTTCTTGTGGTGGTCAGGGTGTGGAACGAGGCTGTGGCCCACCGATTGGCTACTCTAGGCCACGCCCCCATTCAGGGAGATCTGGTGTGGCAGCAGCAGGACCCGCAGGGCGACATGGGCGAATCCAATCCTCCACAGGTAATACACCTGGCAGGCAAcgcgggttcgattcccatcTTTGCTACATGTCAATTGCTTCTCTCTTTTAACCCCCTCTCTTCACTGCCCTGTGCATAACTCAACggatacatttaaaaaataacaattcaCAACACAATGGAAAATAATGGTCCGTAGAAAATGTGTAAATATGAAATGACATACATTGGTAATCTATAAATCATGTTATTTGTCCCTGTCTAGATTCATGTGGTGAGCgctgaggaagagagagatggagtctACACACTAGCCCAGGTATGAACACAACCTCCCTGTTGAATCCTGAATGAACTCAATCAGTCATTACTACTCATTATTGTACTTCGTTTGAGAgtgcttgattctgattggctgggatgAGGGCATTGACCTGGCAGGTTGCCCGCTggcttgtcggttctacttgctgctgactgagcacagcgtcatcaaatagtagatcaatacgccgcttgtatttcagccttcaaaatgagagctggtaaattgtgaaaaatgcattcaaCTGTAGTCGGAAAACGCGGTAAGGTTACctgtccacgagccgggcatatcaaactgtttattgccctgcctctcggtgattatccCTTACGTAATAACTTAACACCACACAgtagcttttgtttgttttgttgttctttttcgACAAAGAAATGTTGTCACACAACAAAAGCTACTCTACGTAACAACGGTTTGTTACACAGTATTTGTGTTCACTCCACTTTTGTTTGTATGATTTGATTCATTCCATCCTTATAAGTCACTCGTGATAGAAGCCTTTGCTAAACTACAAGATGTTGCTGTAGACTGAAAATAAAGCAGCAGTAAACTCTGTCCGATACAATCCAGGAATATGAAAAGAATACAACATCACTACAGGTGTGTTAttggttaaaggtgacatattagatgcgtgctggatagatcagtctaccaacctacccagtggactgtagcaaatgctgctcatctatccgtcacacatctagggggacacgccaacttgtgatgtcagaagaggccgattttcaaaacacCTTGTAAtggctcacacacccacaccaggtgacgacgctgaagttggcatccgattcgcagcatccgattcagCAGTTGCTGGTCcttaaatcggtcctgattgaaaaccactacacctactcttcaaatctggactaaattatcacagtgaggctatacattatataaaacttagttacagatttgtgaaaccttttttctatttgtgaaatgcaatacaggctaattttaatgctttttaggggtccagactgcattagaacgggtcctgattgaaaaccacatcacctagactcttcaaatcgggactaaattatcacagtgaggctatacattatgtaaaacatagtttcagatttgtgaaaccttaaccctatttgtgaaaatgcaataaaggcacattttaatgctttttaggggtccagaccgcattagaactgatcctgattgaaaaccactacacctagactcttcaaatctggactaaattatcacagtgaggctatatattatgtaaaacatagtttcagttttgtgaaacctttaccctatttgggaaaatgcaatacaggctcatttgaATGCTTTGTTGGGGTCCAGACAGCATTGCATAtgattttcacaaatagggtaaaggtttcaaaaatcggaaactatgttttacataatgtatagcctcactgtgataatgtagtccagatttgaagagtctaggtgtagtggttttcaatcaggaccgatttgaagATTCTAGGTGGTTTTCAATCACAACCGTTTTAAGGTGGACCAGCAATTgtcgaatcggatgctgcgaatcggatgccaacttcagcgtcgtcaccaggtggtataatatgtcgcTTTTAAACTAAGCCCCTAGTACTGCTCTTATGAGAGTTGTGGCCCATGAGAGTTGTGGTCATCGGGAAACAGGTGGTGCTTCCAATGCCGGGGAACACCGTCACCTACCCGCAGAACGCCATGGGGGCGTGGTACCGGGAGAGACTGGCCAGCGACGGCCTGGGGGACGCTCGCTTCCGCATCACCGGCCTCAAACTCAACCTGCCGGGATGCTACCGCCCTCTGGTGGTCACTCCGCGCAACATCACCCATCGGCTGCAGGAGCgacgggaggaggagaaagaggaggaggagagaggaggtgaggggagaggaggtgaggagatggcgaggaggagggagagtgagaaagCACCCCTCACCCTCGTCCTGAACTTTGACCTGGTGAGCTCCAGCTATGCCACGGTGTGCCTCCGAGAGATGATGAAGTGTGACGTTTAATGCCGTTCAGATCACGTGGGATTACGCAAACGGAATTTCACACGGTTCtctattttgttattttggatCATTTCGATGTACTGAGTTCGctcaaataaatagaaaatattTTCGAGTTGAGTGTGCTTTATTGCTCAGCTTCCACTGTTACAAGTACACGCAAATTCATCACGACCAGAACATCCAAAGACGTTGGCCATATTTGATGTAGAGTGCAGTAacggccactagatggcagtaaCATACCACATTTAAATTGAAAGGATTTTCTTAACTTCCTAAAGTGAATAAATATAACTAGTACTGACAACACATCAGAATTAATTGCAGCTAAATGTTTGCAGTTAAAACGCACAGCATACCAATGCAATTCTGATTTATTCACACCGCAGGCCAGTATTATTCAAATGGGAACAAAATGGATACAATCCTGGCTAATTTATGGATAGTTTTTACATGAGAATATTCAAATGTAACCGCCCATAAAGTCCCACCTAATGAATAACCTCATTGTATGTCTTTGGGCTGTTTGTAATCCCTGTGATTCGAGGTAGTCGTATGTAGGAAGCAGCTGACGTAGATCTAGAGCCGGGTTATGACTTACCCACAGCATTTTGAGTCTCATAGCTCTATTCTGCATTTATCGTAAAGTGCTCGCATCTGTTTCTCAAGGAAACCTCTGTAAGCACTTCACGTCTTTTCAATTTAGCGATTTTACAGTTTCCAGGTTTTTTCCCCCCTTAAATCAGCAACAAAAAGAAGATAGAAACACAAAGGGAAACATTTATCTGCCTCCTTGACAGTCTTTGGAGGCCTACTGTGCTTACAAAATTATAACCTCTTGCTGCTTATAACACGTCGTTTCAAACACTTACTTCACTTCTTTGACGATGACGGCGATGAGTGTTGCCGTTTTTTTTTCCGTCACTTCTCCAACTGCTCTAACAGGAGTCACACGTCGAGGGGGAATAACACCCTATTACGTCTCCCCGCGGTGAAATAACAGCTCTGCGTCCTTCTTAGTggcttctcctcccccccgtgCCCCCACCACGGCCTCACGTaaggcggcatgtggctcaggaggtagagcgggaaggttgctagtttgatccctgtCTTCTCCTTGCTAGAGCGTCgaggtttccccccccccccccccccggagcgagacacctcactctgactgctcccgacgagctggctgtcacctcgCAGGGTtgacgccgccgtcggtgtgtgaacgtgcgcgtgaacgggtgaatgtgagggcGATGTTGTACAGCGCTttgagtttatttttttaatatctaCGAGACACCCATTAAACAAGGTCCTTAACTTCCCGTAACGTCCCCCCTAAACCCAACTCCAGTCCGGTACGGGGCAGCCCATTAAACAAGTCCTTAACTTCCCGTAACGTCCCCCCTAAACCCAACTCCAGTCCGGTACGGGGCAGCCCATTAACGGCAGTCCGGTCGGCCATGTTGTGCTAGcctaatgataaaataaatcaaagcaCCCCACAGGCTCCCCCCCGTCTGCATTAAGTTGTCAGCCTCACTTATTGGGAGACACAATATCCTTGAGCCTTTGCACTGCGAGAGCTGTGCCAGATTTGTTGCGTCCGTCcaactggtggtggtggtgctgctgctgactggtgaactggtattgaggggttggtggaggagggggggaaattAACGAGTCCTTGAACTCACGAGTACATCATTCAACGACCGCTTTCTCAGCCACTTCCTGTCGTATAATGGTGAATGTCTTtcaaaccccccctccccccgggtgCCCACAGCTGTCCTGAGTGTTCCCACACTATCAAAGGATGGGGAACAGTTCTATTAGTGACTAATCTGTAGCGTGAGTAAGTAGGCCGACGACATGTtaatacaccaccaccaccaccacccctccccccctcctcctcccactcgctTTGCTGTGATTGAAGACATCTGTAAGCCGCCCGGCCGCGTTATGTACATCGTTTGTATGCGCGCACATCAATAACCATAGGTTAGCTGGAGAAGTCACAGTGAAGAAGTagcattgaaaaaaacaaacggGAAATGATGGTGCGGTAATTGTAGTGACAATTCAAGCCACTAGGGGCTGTTTGTGGGAGGCCgcacatagtgcaggtttaagtcCCCCCATCCTTCAGAATCATAGTGTCGATTCGTTCTTTCAGCCGGACATGGTTGATTGTTGACACAGATTAACAGTGAAAAATGTGCCTTTCCTTTCCCTACACATGTCGCTAGCTGAGGGCGTGGCGATTTAATTAGCCTAGCATTAGCCTAGCATTGCCACAGTATTCAAAATAAGGGAAATTCAAAAAGTTACATTGACATTACAAATCCAAGTTTCCATGGAACGGACTGTGAACGATTTTGCTTATTTGACATAACAACATTTCCTTGATATACATCTTAAGTTTGGGAGAAAATAAGCTTTTATGTTTAAACTGACTTATGACCGCCCATAGAATAGTCCAGAACAGCACTTTTGGATAACCACTCATGTAGCCGACCTATTCAAGTGGGGGCAACATATATTTAGTGAGTGGTGGAGAAGCTGAC
This Gadus macrocephalus chromosome 19, ASM3116895v1 DNA region includes the following protein-coding sequences:
- the pus7l gene encoding pseudouridylate synthase PUS7L: MDSGNRMKQVCVTDVPNCFISDHEGFTGTIKNYTKDFVVTEIDIHQQLVNTLVVGPQGIDQPSPDAFPAKSKINKKCKQDSTIFPPDIDPSSLVDLDLRTLLGLSVYEELERFLITTQNDSDTKKDELNPQTQSQSPSPDMSLGSFPEKHQRMAVHRALRHHFPSLMTVTHQFEIKVRENPDYRELSGLVTEEESEEFFRFIDAKVSGSTYTFRPDEVKDRRTAVHHFLSRRFGKLVETKSFNDPGGTVISVRLRPRKRTKDDSVEEEVYTAFTLRKENLETLEAISYMAATLGAVASDFSYAGIKDKRAVTYQAMVVKNVPVRRLTEKAAELERRGLRVTQVRPASAPLHLGRLAGNHFDLVVRHLRLHADGDRRGGGQRGVADAVERAVENIKASGFVNYYGPQRFGISQSVQSDRVGLALLKEDMVGAVRLFFTPENGDEPHNQAKRHFIQTENAKESLVLMPASKARERLMLRALHRYGPGADGCTRAWLSLPHGMRVFYPHAYCSRVWNEAVAHRLATLGHAPIQGDLVWQQQDPQGDMGESNPPQIHVVSAEEERDGVYTLAQVVLPMPGNTVTYPQNAMGAWYRERLASDGLGDARFRITGLKLNLPGCYRPLVVTPRNITHRLQERREEEKEEEERGGEGRGGEEMARRRESEKAPLTLVLNFDLVSSSYATVCLREMMKCDV